The genomic DNA CGCGGGCGTCTCCGGGCGTGATGCAGTGGCGCAGGCGCAGACACAACTGAAAAGCACCCAGGCCGATCTCGTCGATCTGATCTGGCAGCGCGCGCAGTTCGAGAACGCCATTGCCGTGCTGACCGGGCAAGCGCCGGCCAATTTCAACATCGCTGAAATCCAGACCATTCCGAAGCTGCCGCAAGTGCCGTTGAGCCTGCCGTCGCAACTGCTGGAGCGCCGTCCGGACATCGCCTCGGCAGAACGTTCGGTCATCGCCGCCAACGCCAACATTGGTGTGGCGAAGGCGGCGTACTACCCGGACCTGACCCTGAGCCTCAGCGGCGGTTACAGCAGCAGTACTTCAAATGACCTGATCAGTCTGCCCAACCGCTTCTGGTCGGTCGGGCCAAAACTCAACCTGCCGCTGTTCGATGGCGGTATACGCTCGGCAGAGGTTGACCGTAATGAAGCGCTGTACGACCAGACAGTGGCCAAGTACCGACAGACCGTGCTCGACGGATTCCGCGAAGTGGAAAACTATCTGGTGCAGTTGAAGGTGTACGAAGACGAAGCGGCGGTGCGCCAGGAAGCCCTGGACGCAGCGCGTGACTCCTTGCGCCTGACGGAAAACCAGTACAAGGCCGGGTTGATAGCCTATATCGACGTGGTCGTGGTGCAAGCCACGGCGCTGAGTAACGAGCGCAGTGTGCTGAATGTCTTGCAAAGCCGCTTGATCGCCAGCGTCCAGCTCATCGCGGCGTTGGGTGGCGGTTGGGATGGCCAGCTCGACACGACTGATGCCAACTGAACCATAACCTTCGGTAACACTGTAGGAGCTGCCGCAGGCTGCGATCTTTTGATCTTGATGTTCAGCAGACAAGATCAAAAGATCGCAGCCTGCGGCAGCTCCTACAGGGAGTCAATTGATCGTCCCACGCAGAGCGCGGGAATGATCAGGATCAAAAGATCAGGGAGTTAATCGATCTTTGGGGTGGGCTCTGAAAGGCGGGCCAGAGCCATTCAGGACGATCGAACAAGCGTTTCATCGGGATGATGGCAAATTGATCACTTAGTCAGTGCGTTCTTCTGCGCAATCAGTACAATCGCCGCTTTTGCCCGACCGAGAATGGACGCAGTCCGGATTGGGTAGTCACGAGAATCCCCATGCTCATCGGTAGTTATTCCTCCACCCTGGTTTTCATTTCGCTGTGCGTCGCGATCCTGGCGTCGTACACCGCTCTCGACCTCACCGGGCGCATCGCCACGGCAAGGGGCCGCGCGGTGCATTTCTGGACGGCCGGTGGCGGGTTTGCGATGGGCATTGGTGTCTGGTCGATGCACTTCATCGGCATGCTCGCCTTCAAACTGCCGATCGACCTCGGTTACGACATCACCCTTACGGCACTTTCGCTGCTGATCGCGCTGCTGTCCTGTGGGTTTGCCCTGTGGCTGGTCAGTCAGCCAAAACTGCCAATCCTGCAATTGGCGTTTGGCGCACTGATCATGGGCGCCGGCATCAGTGCCATGCATTACACCGGCATGGCGGCGATGCGCATGACCCCCGGTATCGATTACGACCCCACACTGTTCGGCGCCTCATTGCTGATTGCGGTCGGCGCCTCTGCGGCGGCACTGTGGATCGCTTTCCGCCTGCGCCAGCATTCGCCTTACGTGCGTCTGATTCGCGCCGGTGCAGCAGTGATCATGGGCATTGCCATCGTCGGCATGCATTACACCGGGATGGCCGCCGCGCAATTTCCTGACGGCAGTTTCTGCGGCGCCACGCTCAATGGCCTGAAGGGCAACGGCCTCGACAGTCTGGTGCTGATCACCACACTGGCGGTGTTGTCGATTGCTTTGCTGACCTCGATCCTCGACGCGCGACTTGAAGCGCGCACAGCGGATCTGGCGCACTCGTTGACCGTGGCCAATCGCGAACTCACGCAACTGGCCCTGCACGACCCCCTGACCGGTCTGCCCAACCGCATGTTGCTGGATGACCGGATCAATCAGGCGATGAAAAAGGTCAATGAGCAGGGCGGCTGCTTTGCGTTGATGTTCATCGATCTGGACGGCTTCAAACCGGTCAATGACGCCTTCGGCCATCACATGGGCGATCAACTGTTACGCGAGGTCGGCGTGCGTCTGCGCGATGACTTGCGCAGCTTTGACACCCTGGCGCGGATCGGTGGCGATGAGTTCGTCTTGCTGGTGCGCCTGACCGAGCCCGATGACGCCTTGGGGCTGGCCGCACGGCAGGTCAGCCTGATCGGGCAAGCGTTTCGCGTGGCTGAACATGATTTGCAGATATCGGCGAGCGTCGGCATCGCCCTGTACCCGGGCAATGGTCAGAGCCCCCAGGAACTGCTGATGAACGCCGACGCCGCGATGTATCACGCCAAGGGTGGCGGCAAGAACGGTTACAGCTTCTTTGACGCGTCGATGAACACCAACGCACGCAAACAGTTGCAGCTGTTGCAGGACTTGCGCGCAGCCCTGGAACACAGCCAGTTCAGTCTGTATTACCAGCCCAAGTTCGACGCCGCCAGTCGTCGCCCGGTTGGCGCCGAAGCGCTGCTGCGCTGGCAACATCCGGTTCACGGCATGCTGATGCCAGACAAATTC from Pseudomonas baetica includes the following:
- a CDS encoding efflux transporter outer membrane subunit; amino-acid sequence: MTDRSLIQLATVRGSRLLSLSLCVAMLSACAVGPDYQRPQTAEIAQYKEAEGWRQANPSDSLARGAWWELYGDQQLNGLIEKLNNANQTVAQSEAQYRQAQALVRSARGAFYPSVDLSLGKTRSSQGTGSSSSSLSSSSSGIRDTYNAQLGVSWEADIWGKLRRGLEANQASAQASFADLAAMRLSQQSELVQNYLQLRVIDQQKRLLEATVAAYERSLKMTQNQYRAGVSGRDAVAQAQTQLKSTQADLVDLIWQRAQFENAIAVLTGQAPANFNIAEIQTIPKLPQVPLSLPSQLLERRPDIASAERSVIAANANIGVAKAAYYPDLTLSLSGGYSSSTSNDLISLPNRFWSVGPKLNLPLFDGGIRSAEVDRNEALYDQTVAKYRQTVLDGFREVENYLVQLKVYEDEAAVRQEALDAARDSLRLTENQYKAGLIAYIDVVVVQATALSNERSVLNVLQSRLIASVQLIAALGGGWDGQLDTTDAN
- a CDS encoding putative bifunctional diguanylate cyclase/phosphodiesterase codes for the protein MLIGSYSSTLVFISLCVAILASYTALDLTGRIATARGRAVHFWTAGGGFAMGIGVWSMHFIGMLAFKLPIDLGYDITLTALSLLIALLSCGFALWLVSQPKLPILQLAFGALIMGAGISAMHYTGMAAMRMTPGIDYDPTLFGASLLIAVGASAAALWIAFRLRQHSPYVRLIRAGAAVIMGIAIVGMHYTGMAAAQFPDGSFCGATLNGLKGNGLDSLVLITTLAVLSIALLTSILDARLEARTADLAHSLTVANRELTQLALHDPLTGLPNRMLLDDRINQAMKKVNEQGGCFALMFIDLDGFKPVNDAFGHHMGDQLLREVGVRLRDDLRSFDTLARIGGDEFVLLVRLTEPDDALGLAARQVSLIGQAFRVAEHDLQISASVGIALYPGNGQSPQELLMNADAAMYHAKGGGKNGYSFFDASMNTNARKQLQLLQDLRAALEHSQFSLYYQPKFDAASRRPVGAEALLRWQHPVHGMLMPDKFIDLAEKTGLIIPIGEWVLNEACRQMREWYVLGYTDWRIAVNLSALQFCHTGLVRSVAKALATHHLPANSLTLEITETTAMSDADASMTVLQELSDMGVDLSIDDFGTGYSSLMYLKRLPANELKIDRGFVRDLEHDSDDAAIVSAIVALGQALGLRIVAEGVETGSQQDFLTQLGCDALQGYLLGHPMPADTFMQGIVSAQSLATV